A stretch of the Kushneria konosiri genome encodes the following:
- a CDS encoding Bug family tripartite tricarboxylate transporter substrate binding protein yields MKTSAFTAGLVALGMFGTAQAADFPSDTIEVVTHSGAGGGTDLTARAMMRAVEPLIDTDMVIVNKPGGAGDASLRYLEQRPADGYTVLTWTTGHAVRQAKNGETEATGLIPIARATNDPQVLMTSCGAYENAQSFIDAQKDKALRYGVTHVANIDDVSAFMFGKAAGIAQPNIVSFKGGGELQTNLVGGNIDVAVMNYGEASSQIAAGTICPMVVMSDEPLAEAPDVATTEQLGIDADYSTVRGFAVREGTPDDVVETLRQTLLKGMQGEEFGKFLTNTMGLDPDTSVAGADAWGEQMNSSVARMHEALIELGYIKP; encoded by the coding sequence ATGAAAACTTCTGCGTTTACTGCCGGCCTTGTTGCCCTTGGAATGTTTGGTACCGCCCAGGCGGCCGACTTCCCCAGCGATACCATTGAAGTGGTCACTCACTCCGGTGCCGGCGGCGGCACCGACCTGACAGCACGGGCCATGATGCGCGCGGTCGAGCCACTGATCGATACCGACATGGTCATCGTCAACAAGCCCGGCGGCGCCGGCGACGCCTCGCTGCGCTATCTCGAACAGCGCCCGGCAGATGGCTATACAGTGCTCACCTGGACCACCGGCCACGCCGTACGCCAGGCCAAGAACGGCGAGACCGAAGCCACCGGATTGATTCCGATTGCGCGCGCCACCAACGACCCTCAGGTGCTGATGACCAGCTGCGGTGCCTATGAGAATGCCCAGAGCTTCATCGACGCCCAGAAGGACAAGGCGCTGCGTTACGGGGTGACGCATGTGGCCAACATCGACGACGTTTCGGCCTTCATGTTCGGCAAGGCTGCCGGTATCGCCCAGCCCAATATCGTCTCCTTCAAGGGCGGCGGCGAGCTGCAGACCAATCTGGTCGGCGGCAACATCGATGTGGCCGTCATGAACTACGGCGAAGCCTCCTCACAGATCGCGGCCGGCACCATCTGTCCAATGGTGGTCATGTCCGATGAGCCGCTGGCCGAGGCGCCGGACGTGGCCACCACCGAGCAGCTGGGCATCGATGCCGACTACTCGACCGTACGCGGTTTCGCAGTGCGCGAGGGTACCCCCGACGACGTGGTCGAAACACTGCGACAGACACTGCTGAAAGGGATGCAGGGCGAGGAATTCGGCAAGTTCCTGACCAACACCATGGGGCTTGATCCGGACACCTCAGTGGCCGGCGCCGACGCCTGGGGGGAGCAGATGAACAGTTCGGTGGCCCGGATGCATGAGGCCCTGATCGAGCTGGGCTATATCAAACCCTGA
- a CDS encoding 4-hydroxythreonine-4-phosphate dehydrogenase PdxA encodes MTVTASHERPLIALAMGDPAGISPELTARLASDPQVNAAVRLVIIGDRRVFDQGARTAGLTPELTATTLEALDGDTCEGVAFIDLGHLDPQEIEQGKPVLAGGEFCSRNFNEALQLAHEGRVEAVCFTPFNKQAMRYANPGYDDEISFVARAIGFKGKAREFNILDNIWNARVTSHIPLAKVAESLNPAAILEELALTDQCLRQSGIESPRIAVAGLNPHAGDGGNFGSEEEEIIAPAVEQAAERGIQAVGPFPADTVFLRAPREGYHAVLTMYHDQGQIAMKLMGFDSGVTMLGGFPFPVCTPAHGTAYDIAGRGIADIGASRQALLLAARMSVAARERAAA; translated from the coding sequence ATGACAGTCACTGCCTCCCATGAGCGCCCCCTGATTGCGCTGGCGATGGGCGACCCCGCCGGCATCAGCCCGGAACTGACCGCGCGTCTGGCCAGCGACCCGCAGGTTAACGCCGCCGTCAGACTCGTCATCATCGGCGATCGCCGGGTCTTCGATCAGGGGGCCCGCACCGCCGGCCTGACCCCCGAGCTGACCGCCACCACCCTTGAAGCACTCGACGGCGATACCTGCGAGGGCGTCGCCTTCATCGATCTGGGTCACCTCGACCCGCAGGAGATCGAGCAGGGCAAACCGGTGCTGGCCGGTGGCGAGTTCTGCTCGCGCAACTTCAACGAGGCGCTGCAGCTGGCCCACGAGGGGCGCGTCGAGGCCGTGTGCTTTACGCCCTTCAACAAGCAGGCAATGCGCTACGCCAACCCCGGCTACGATGACGAGATCAGCTTTGTGGCCCGCGCCATCGGCTTCAAGGGAAAGGCGCGGGAGTTCAACATTCTGGACAACATCTGGAATGCCCGGGTCACCTCGCATATCCCGCTGGCGAAGGTGGCCGAGTCACTGAACCCGGCCGCCATCCTCGAGGAGCTGGCCCTGACCGATCAGTGCCTGCGCCAGTCCGGCATCGAATCACCGCGCATCGCGGTGGCGGGGCTTAACCCACACGCCGGTGACGGCGGCAACTTCGGCAGCGAGGAGGAAGAGATCATCGCACCCGCCGTCGAGCAGGCCGCCGAGCGAGGCATCCAGGCCGTCGGCCCCTTTCCCGCCGATACGGTCTTTTTGCGCGCACCGCGCGAGGGCTACCACGCGGTGCTGACCATGTACCACGACCAGGGTCAGATCGCGATGAAACTGATGGGCTTTGACAGCGGCGTGACCATGCTGGGCGGCTTCCCGTTCCCGGTCTGCACGCCGGCTCACGGCACCGCCTATGACATTGCCGGACGCGGTATCGCCGATATCGGCGCATCACGTCAGGCCCTGTTGCTTGCCGCGCGCATGAGCGTGGCCGCCCGAGAGCGAGCCGCGGCCTGA
- a CDS encoding GntR family transcriptional regulator translates to MTTPQGSRDTAGAISRHSLHDAITNRLRDMIIEGELAQGERIYEGPLCETLGVSRTPLREALRFLASEGLVELVPQRGARVRQFSARDIEDMLILIRSLEELAARLACERATDDEVAGVRRLHDQMIAFYQAGNRLDYYKTNQQIHTAIVALSHNEPLMQVHASLQSKLKRIRFIGHSGPDKWAAAVDEHEHIMTALEQRNTEALVAALGEHLGYAWQRVRHMV, encoded by the coding sequence ATGACGACGCCACAGGGTTCGCGTGACACCGCCGGTGCCATTTCCCGGCATTCGTTGCACGATGCGATCACCAACCGCCTGCGCGACATGATCATCGAAGGTGAGCTTGCGCAGGGCGAAAGAATTTATGAAGGTCCGCTGTGCGAGACGCTGGGCGTGTCGCGCACGCCTCTGCGAGAAGCGCTGCGCTTTCTGGCCAGTGAAGGGCTGGTCGAGCTGGTGCCGCAGCGGGGCGCACGGGTACGTCAGTTTTCAGCGCGCGATATTGAAGACATGCTGATTCTGATTCGCTCGCTGGAAGAGCTGGCGGCCAGGCTTGCCTGCGAGCGAGCCACTGATGACGAGGTGGCCGGGGTGCGTCGATTGCACGATCAGATGATTGCCTTCTATCAGGCGGGCAATCGACTCGACTATTACAAGACCAATCAGCAGATTCACACGGCTATCGTTGCGCTTTCCCACAACGAGCCGCTGATGCAGGTGCATGCCTCCCTGCAGTCAAAGCTCAAGCGCATTCGCTTTATCGGCCACTCGGGCCCCGACAAGTGGGCCGCAGCGGTGGATGAGCATGAGCACATCATGACCGCGCTCGAGCAGCGCAACACCGAGGCTCTGGTGGCGGCGCTGGGTGAGCATCTGGGGTACGCCTGGCAACGGGTCAGGCACATGGTCTGA
- a CDS encoding ABC transporter ATP-binding protein encodes MSIKANGVSWSTAGRLIVDDVSLSITPGDTVGLLGPNGSGKSSLLRLLCGLRRATEGVITFDDAPIEHLSRRDVARRLALVEQNATTDADVTVLDVVRLGRTPWRSMLSGWREEDSTAVEQALTQVGMTTRRHQSWHTLSGGERQRIHIARALAQRPRELLLDEPTNHLDIQHQLDILALVQRLPTTCVMALHDLNLAAMFCDHLVLLKEGRVVSAGTPESVLTSERILDVYGVETVIERSPHHGCLHVHYLPRRSESASV; translated from the coding sequence ATGTCGATAAAGGCCAATGGGGTGAGCTGGTCCACGGCCGGCCGTTTGATCGTCGATGACGTGAGCCTTTCAATCACGCCGGGGGACACCGTGGGCCTGCTCGGCCCCAACGGCTCCGGCAAGTCCTCCCTGCTGCGTCTTCTTTGCGGCCTTCGACGTGCCACCGAAGGTGTCATCACCTTCGATGACGCGCCGATCGAGCATCTGAGCCGGCGGGACGTGGCCAGACGGCTGGCGCTGGTCGAACAAAATGCCACCACCGATGCCGATGTCACCGTACTGGACGTGGTTCGACTCGGACGCACGCCCTGGCGTTCAATGCTCAGCGGCTGGCGCGAAGAGGACAGCACTGCCGTGGAGCAGGCACTCACCCAGGTGGGCATGACCACAAGGCGTCATCAGAGCTGGCATACGCTCTCGGGGGGCGAGCGACAGCGCATCCATATCGCCCGCGCCCTGGCGCAGCGCCCGCGCGAGCTGTTACTGGACGAGCCCACCAACCACTTGGATATCCAGCATCAGCTGGACATTCTCGCACTGGTCCAGCGCCTGCCCACCACCTGCGTGATGGCGCTGCATGATCTCAACCTCGCCGCCATGTTCTGTGACCATCTGGTGCTGCTGAAGGAAGGCCGCGTGGTATCGGCCGGTACGCCGGAGTCAGTCCTCACTTCAGAGCGTATTCTTGACGTCTACGGCGTGGAAACCGTGATCGAGCGCTCACCGCATCACGGCTGCCTGCACGTGCACTATCTCCCCCGCCGGTCTGAAAGCGCATCGGTGTAA
- a CDS encoding ABC transporter substrate-binding protein, translating into MPSALLRPALFALLAMTPLFQAHAADTRTHYPITLDNCGTPVTIDAPPQRAVSIGQNTTETLLSLGLADHMAASAVWISDVPESLKAANERVPRLSSTIPGFESVLGQKPDLVAAQFEIDVGPQGRIASREQFASLGVPTYLSPTDCVGRVYGGNSNADGARKQAFDMALVYREINELADIFDVPERGRALTETLRKREAHAVSEAAGIPRDLSMVWWFSSAELKGDAWVAGTLGAPGYIMKTLGAHNIVDSRDEWPAVSWERIAALDPDVIVLGEMARRNFPADDIAQKIAFLENDPVTREMSAVRHRRFIVLDAQAMNPSLRTVTGLEVVAEGLGTLGLTGASAPEEAP; encoded by the coding sequence ATGCCTTCTGCCCTGCTGCGCCCTGCGCTTTTTGCTCTGCTGGCCATGACGCCCCTTTTTCAGGCACATGCGGCCGATACCCGGACACACTACCCGATCACGCTGGACAACTGTGGCACGCCGGTCACCATCGATGCCCCACCACAGCGAGCGGTCAGCATCGGCCAGAACACCACCGAGACCCTGCTCTCGCTGGGGCTTGCCGATCACATGGCCGCCAGTGCCGTCTGGATCAGTGACGTGCCCGAGTCGCTGAAAGCGGCCAACGAGCGCGTCCCGCGGCTTTCCAGCACGATCCCCGGGTTCGAAAGCGTGCTGGGCCAGAAGCCCGACCTGGTCGCGGCGCAGTTTGAAATCGATGTCGGCCCCCAGGGACGCATTGCCAGCCGCGAGCAATTCGCCTCGCTCGGCGTGCCGACCTATCTCTCCCCCACCGACTGCGTCGGACGGGTCTACGGCGGCAACAGCAACGCCGATGGTGCCCGCAAGCAGGCGTTTGACATGGCTCTGGTGTATCGCGAAATAAACGAGCTTGCCGATATTTTCGACGTCCCCGAGCGGGGCCGTGCATTGACCGAGACGCTGCGCAAGAGAGAGGCACACGCCGTGTCTGAAGCCGCCGGCATACCCCGGGATCTTTCCATGGTGTGGTGGTTTTCCAGCGCCGAACTCAAGGGCGACGCCTGGGTGGCGGGAACGCTGGGCGCGCCGGGCTATATCATGAAGACACTGGGGGCACACAATATCGTCGACAGCCGTGACGAGTGGCCGGCGGTAAGCTGGGAGCGCATCGCCGCGCTTGACCCGGATGTGATCGTGCTGGGCGAGATGGCGCGGCGCAATTTTCCGGCCGATGACATTGCTCAAAAGATCGCGTTTCTCGAAAACGACCCGGTCACCCGCGAAATGAGTGCCGTCAGGCATCGCCGCTTTATCGTGCTGGACGCTCAGGCCATGAACCCATCCCTGCGCACCGTGACGGGGCTTGAGGTTGTGGCCGAGGGGCTTGGCACGCTGGGGCTGACCGGGGCATCTGCGCCAGAAGAGGCGCCATGA
- a CDS encoding multidrug effflux MFS transporter has translation MASRLPSHLSLAVVLAMTAAIGPFSLDAYLPAFPAMAESLAVSISDVSLSVSIYIFTMSIGQLVGGPLSDQLGRQKIMFSGLILYSVASLLIWQSEQLESVLAFRALQAFGAGWTLVSVPALVRDRVQGVEAARLFSLIGLIMVVAPGIAPTVGGALLALGGWSFIFLFLALYALLVIPLLKMVAFKEAGKAPKGTPGPKVNIVRRYAQVLATRQALPFLFWQAASFSVLMIFVTHASFVYQTHFGANEHTFGLLFGANVIVMLLANLTNRSLLERLGSRRILRVATCLQATAIVVLLLSSLFDVGLYLFLPAMMVSIGMVGAIAPNIQASFIEYFGVNSGTAAALLGASQFGIAGVVSALSSRLPASVTAVVLAMAACSAVCLWMLMLSLRQERASA, from the coding sequence ATGGCCTCCAGACTCCCCTCTCATCTTTCGCTGGCTGTCGTGCTGGCGATGACGGCCGCCATCGGCCCCTTCTCGCTTGATGCGTATCTGCCCGCCTTTCCTGCCATGGCCGAGTCGCTGGCCGTGTCCATCAGCGATGTTTCCCTGAGCGTGTCGATTTACATCTTCACCATGTCGATCGGCCAGCTCGTAGGCGGGCCGCTGTCCGATCAGCTCGGCCGCCAGAAGATCATGTTTTCAGGGCTGATCCTCTATAGCGTGGCCAGCCTTCTGATCTGGCAGAGTGAACAGCTTGAAAGCGTGCTGGCCTTTCGCGCCCTGCAGGCCTTTGGTGCCGGCTGGACGCTGGTTTCGGTACCGGCGCTGGTGCGCGACCGCGTGCAAGGCGTCGAGGCGGCGCGGCTTTTCAGTCTGATCGGCCTGATCATGGTGGTCGCACCGGGCATCGCACCGACCGTGGGCGGGGCCCTGCTGGCGCTCGGGGGCTGGTCATTCATCTTCCTGTTTCTGGCGCTTTACGCCCTGTTGGTCATTCCGCTGTTGAAAATGGTGGCCTTCAAGGAGGCCGGCAAGGCACCAAAGGGGACGCCGGGACCGAAGGTCAATATCGTCAGGCGCTACGCCCAGGTGCTGGCCACTCGTCAGGCACTGCCGTTTCTGTTCTGGCAGGCCGCGTCATTTTCGGTGCTGATGATCTTTGTGACCCACGCCTCCTTTGTCTATCAGACCCACTTTGGCGCCAATGAACACACTTTCGGGCTGCTGTTCGGGGCCAACGTGATTGTCATGCTGCTGGCGAATCTGACCAATCGCTCGCTGCTGGAGCGTCTGGGCTCAAGGCGTATCCTGCGCGTCGCCACCTGTCTTCAGGCCACCGCGATTGTCGTGCTGCTGCTGTCGAGCCTGTTCGATGTCGGGCTTTATCTGTTCCTGCCGGCCATGATGGTGAGTATCGGCATGGTCGGCGCGATTGCCCCCAACATTCAGGCCTCGTTCATCGAATACTTCGGCGTCAACAGCGGCACCGCGGCGGCCCTGCTGGGGGCTTCTCAATTCGGGATAGCCGGCGTGGTCAGTGCGCTCTCCTCGCGCCTGCCGGCTTCGGTCACGGCAGTGGTGCTGGCGATGGCGGCCTGCTCGGCGGTATGTCTGTGGATGCTGATGCTCTCGCTGCGTCAGGAGCGCGCCAGCGCCTGA
- a CDS encoding pyridoxal phosphate-dependent aminotransferase yields the protein MTTLARRMDTITPSATVEISRRAAEMRREGLDIISLSQGEPDFDTPAHIAHAGKRAIDEGQTRYTDVDGTLELKQAIVAKFERDNGLHYSTDQISVGTGGKQVIFNALFALIDPEDEVIIPAPYWVSYPDMVRLAGGTPVCVECDVSQGFRLTAEQLEAAITPKTKCLMLNSPANPTGAGYHREELIALGDVLKRHPQVFVISDDIYEYLAYDGWAFTTLAAVVPELFERTLTVNGVSKGYAMTGWRIGFGGGPKDLIRAMAKLQGQMTTNPSAISQAAAVEALNGPRDFLEEHLEIFRQRRDLCMTALNGIDGLSCRAPEGAFYLFVSCQGLIHRKTPAGERLERDVDVARFLLDTAHVAVVPGTAFGMAPWFRISFAAATERLGEACERIAQACSTLTD from the coding sequence ATGACCACGCTTGCCCGCCGTATGGATACGATAACCCCCTCGGCCACCGTCGAAATCTCGCGCCGCGCCGCCGAGATGCGCCGGGAAGGGCTCGATATCATCTCGCTGTCCCAGGGCGAGCCCGATTTTGATACACCGGCCCACATCGCCCATGCCGGCAAGCGCGCCATCGATGAAGGCCAGACCCGCTATACCGATGTCGATGGCACCCTGGAGCTCAAGCAGGCGATCGTGGCCAAGTTCGAGCGCGACAACGGTCTGCACTACTCAACCGATCAGATCTCGGTCGGCACCGGCGGCAAGCAGGTCATCTTCAACGCCCTGTTCGCCCTGATCGACCCGGAAGACGAAGTGATCATCCCCGCCCCCTACTGGGTCTCCTATCCGGATATGGTACGCCTTGCCGGTGGCACGCCGGTCTGCGTCGAGTGTGACGTGTCGCAGGGATTCAGGCTCACCGCCGAGCAGCTCGAGGCCGCCATCACCCCAAAAACGAAGTGCCTGATGCTCAACTCGCCCGCCAACCCGACCGGCGCCGGCTATCATCGCGAGGAGCTCATCGCCCTGGGCGACGTTCTGAAGCGTCATCCTCAGGTGTTCGTGATCAGCGATGACATCTATGAATACCTGGCCTACGACGGCTGGGCCTTCACCACGCTTGCCGCAGTGGTGCCCGAGCTTTTTGAGCGCACCCTGACCGTCAACGGCGTCTCCAAGGGCTATGCCATGACCGGCTGGCGCATCGGCTTCGGCGGCGGCCCGAAGGATCTGATTCGTGCCATGGCGAAGCTGCAGGGACAGATGACCACCAATCCCAGCGCCATCTCCCAGGCCGCCGCGGTAGAAGCGCTCAACGGACCCCGCGATTTTCTGGAGGAGCATCTCGAGATCTTTCGCCAGCGTCGCGACCTGTGCATGACGGCCCTCAATGGCATCGATGGGCTATCGTGTCGCGCGCCTGAAGGCGCGTTCTACCTGTTTGTCAGCTGTCAGGGGCTGATCCATCGGAAAACGCCGGCAGGCGAGAGGCTTGAGCGCGATGTCGATGTCGCCCGCTTTCTGCTCGACACGGCGCATGTGGCCGTGGTGCCGGGCACGGCCTTTGGCATGGCGCCCTGGTTTCGCATTTCCTTTGCCGCCGCCACCGAGCGCCTCGGCGAGGCATGTGAGCGCATCGCCCAGGCCTGCAGCACGCTGACCGACTGA
- a CDS encoding LysR substrate-binding domain-containing protein — MGTLPEDWFFRSRLKLRHLQLFVALGEQGNLHRSAEMLGISQPAASRLLIELEERLGTTLFERHGRGLTPNLYGELMIRRARTIIDELERAGEEFNAIHAGHAGLVRVGTVMEPAVALLTRAIEQMHSERPNLRINVNVDVSRALISGLMDGHYNFVISRIPAGFSGEHFVFEEIGEEEICFICSRSHPLAEQPVPALSAMVDYPWALQPPGTLMRQRVDDLLRHRGLEPPHWIVDTSDLTTSLALVNASSFLTVATRGVAELLCDPQRFRIISSSTRLSVQPYGLVSLRRQQLPPGVAAMMRLLRQLIRQPSPI; from the coding sequence ATGGGGACGCTACCGGAAGACTGGTTTTTCAGGTCACGACTAAAGTTGCGTCATCTGCAGCTGTTTGTGGCCCTTGGCGAGCAGGGCAACCTGCATCGCAGCGCCGAAATGCTGGGTATCAGCCAGCCGGCGGCCTCGAGGCTTCTGATCGAGCTGGAGGAGCGACTGGGCACGACGCTGTTCGAACGTCACGGCCGCGGGCTCACCCCCAACCTCTACGGCGAGCTGATGATTCGTCGTGCCCGAACCATCATCGACGAGCTCGAACGCGCCGGTGAGGAGTTCAACGCCATCCATGCCGGCCATGCCGGGCTGGTCCGGGTTGGCACGGTCATGGAGCCGGCCGTGGCGCTCCTGACCCGCGCCATCGAGCAGATGCACAGCGAACGGCCCAACCTTCGCATCAATGTCAATGTCGATGTCAGTCGCGCGTTGATCTCGGGTTTGATGGATGGTCATTACAATTTTGTGATCTCTCGCATTCCGGCCGGCTTTTCCGGCGAGCACTTCGTGTTCGAGGAGATCGGCGAGGAAGAGATCTGTTTCATCTGCAGCCGATCCCACCCGCTGGCCGAGCAGCCGGTACCGGCGCTGTCGGCCATGGTCGACTATCCCTGGGCACTACAGCCGCCCGGCACCCTGATGCGCCAGCGCGTGGATGACCTGCTGCGTCATCGCGGGCTCGAGCCACCCCACTGGATCGTCGACACCTCGGATCTGACCACCTCGCTGGCCCTGGTCAATGCCTCCTCGTTTCTGACAGTGGCCACCCGGGGCGTGGCAGAGCTTCTATGCGACCCGCAGCGCTTTCGCATCATCTCGTCGTCCACGCGTCTGAGCGTGCAGCCCTATGGGCTGGTCAGCCTGCGCCGACAGCAGCTGCCCCCGGGGGTGGCCGCCATGATGCGTCTGCTGCGCCAGTTGATTCGCCAGCCTTCGCCGATCTGA
- a CDS encoding GntP family permease yields MPSATEAALSTPLLLMISAVAIAILLLLIIRVRLHPFFALVIVSIGTALATGIGVSDLISTLTGGFGKTLGNVALLIGFGAVLGRIVAVSGGARVLSDTLIRLCGRERAPLGLSIAALLFCFPIFLDAAYVVMLPIIFAVARELKGSLLLYGLPVAGSALVMHALMPPHPGPVAAAVFLHADIGLVLFVGLLVGLPTWYVMGYRVALWLSNRTPFQSVPDVMGGEEDDGAPPPAFGTVLLVLLLPLVLIFMNTGISTLISAGTLPEGNALLDIFIVIGETPIALLISTCVAMWLLIFRRGLTSPMEAINDIIERALAPVCTIILITGAGGMFGGVLTASGIGNALAGSLDAIGMPLILAGYLIASVIRIAQGSATVAGTTAAGIMAPAVLAQPELAGMPAACITTAIVAGAIGYSHVNDSGFWLVGRFLQVETRTMLRTWTVMSTGISLMAFALVWVLFALIT; encoded by the coding sequence ATGCCCAGTGCCACCGAAGCCGCGTTATCCACACCCCTTCTGCTCATGATCTCGGCAGTGGCCATCGCCATCTTGCTGCTGCTGATCATTCGCGTTCGTCTACACCCCTTCTTTGCGCTGGTGATTGTCAGCATCGGCACGGCGCTGGCCACCGGTATCGGTGTCAGCGATCTGATCTCGACGTTGACCGGCGGCTTTGGCAAGACGCTGGGCAACGTGGCCCTGCTGATCGGCTTTGGCGCCGTGCTCGGGCGAATCGTGGCCGTCTCCGGTGGCGCGCGGGTGCTGTCTGACACCCTGATCCGCCTCTGCGGGCGCGAGCGGGCACCACTGGGGCTTTCGATCGCGGCACTGCTGTTCTGCTTCCCGATCTTTCTTGATGCCGCCTATGTGGTGATGCTGCCGATCATCTTTGCCGTCGCTCGTGAGCTCAAGGGCTCGCTTCTGCTCTACGGTCTGCCGGTGGCCGGCTCTGCGCTGGTCATGCACGCCCTGATGCCGCCGCATCCGGGGCCGGTGGCCGCAGCGGTCTTTCTGCATGCCGACATTGGTCTGGTGCTGTTCGTCGGCCTGCTGGTCGGGCTGCCCACCTGGTATGTCATGGGGTATCGGGTCGCCCTGTGGCTGTCCAATCGAACGCCGTTTCAGTCAGTGCCCGACGTCATGGGCGGTGAGGAAGACGACGGGGCGCCACCGCCCGCCTTTGGCACCGTGCTGCTGGTGCTGCTGCTGCCGCTGGTCCTGATCTTCATGAACACCGGCATCTCGACGCTGATCTCGGCCGGCACCCTGCCAGAGGGCAATGCGCTGCTGGATATCTTCATCGTTATTGGCGAAACCCCGATTGCACTGCTGATCAGTACCTGTGTGGCGATGTGGCTTTTGATCTTTCGTCGCGGGCTCACGTCACCGATGGAGGCCATCAACGACATCATCGAGCGGGCGCTGGCCCCGGTGTGCACCATCATTCTGATCACCGGCGCCGGGGGCATGTTTGGTGGGGTGCTGACGGCCAGCGGGATCGGTAATGCGCTCGCCGGCAGTCTGGATGCGATCGGCATGCCGCTGATTCTGGCCGGTTATCTCATTGCCTCGGTCATTCGCATCGCTCAGGGCTCGGCTACCGTTGCGGGCACCACCGCTGCCGGGATCATGGCGCCTGCCGTACTGGCACAGCCGGAGCTGGCCGGGATGCCGGCGGCCTGTATCACCACGGCGATCGTGGCCGGTGCCATCGGCTACTCCCACGTCAACGACTCGGGGTTCTGGCTGGTCGGGCGCTTTTTGCAGGTCGAGACCCGCACCATGCTGCGGACCTGGACGGTGATGTCGACCGGAATTTCTCTGATGGCCTTTGCGCTGGTCTGGGTCCTGTTCGCCCTGATCACCTAG